A single region of the Actinoplanes sp. SE50/110 genome encodes:
- a CDS encoding glycosyltransferase family 87 protein gives MSAQPSTDRPDVPSATSDGFVRGLSQIIGGPLGSHATRPDARPHRFWTAPRFVLALTCLILALSWVQKSPCMSGDWQKNMQYTRFCYTDVLALYYAEGLSDGQVPYVGHEVEYPVVTGYFMGAIGLPVHWYGTTQNTKINQGSWFYNINALILSILAVATAAVLLALRRRRPWDAAIFALSPILLVTATVNWDFLAIGFAAVGLYLWVRRQPAWAGILLGLGAAAKLWPLFLLGPLLVLAMRSGRIRAFVEAALGTVAAWAVVNFPVWYWHHEAWLKFFRLNSERPVDWGTLWYVGRYLDGKWKSGAAGDQGPFQWLSDHVPTLNWVTYALFGLACLALVAVGLLAPKPPRLAQMAFLVVAFFLLTSKVWSQQYVLWLLPLVVLARPKWGAILAWTVAEIGYFAAFYAELIGAGGKPVIPEGTFVLASALRLITVAVLCGLVIREIWRPELDVVRQTYGGADPDAGELDGPDAPWIERMRLGFGLIKPTGPVELVPPDDPVVMKA, from the coding sequence ATGAGCGCGCAACCGTCCACCGACCGGCCCGACGTCCCGAGCGCGACCTCGGACGGTTTCGTGCGGGGACTGTCGCAGATCATCGGCGGGCCGCTGGGCTCGCATGCGACCCGCCCGGACGCCCGGCCCCACCGATTCTGGACCGCCCCGCGGTTCGTCCTGGCCCTCACCTGCCTGATCCTGGCGCTGTCCTGGGTGCAGAAGTCGCCCTGCATGAGCGGCGACTGGCAGAAGAACATGCAGTACACCCGGTTCTGCTACACCGACGTGCTGGCCCTGTACTACGCCGAAGGGCTCAGCGACGGCCAGGTGCCCTACGTCGGCCATGAGGTGGAGTACCCGGTCGTCACCGGCTACTTCATGGGCGCGATCGGGCTGCCGGTGCACTGGTACGGGACGACGCAGAACACGAAGATCAATCAGGGCAGCTGGTTCTACAACATCAACGCGCTGATCCTGTCGATCCTGGCGGTCGCCACCGCGGCGGTCCTGCTCGCCCTCCGCCGGCGACGACCATGGGATGCGGCGATCTTCGCGCTCTCCCCCATCCTGCTGGTCACCGCAACGGTCAACTGGGACTTCCTGGCCATCGGGTTTGCCGCCGTCGGGCTGTACCTGTGGGTGCGCCGGCAGCCGGCCTGGGCCGGCATCCTCCTCGGGCTGGGCGCGGCGGCCAAACTGTGGCCGCTGTTCCTGCTCGGGCCGCTGCTGGTGCTGGCGATGCGCAGCGGACGGATCCGGGCGTTCGTGGAAGCGGCGCTCGGAACGGTCGCCGCGTGGGCGGTGGTCAACTTCCCGGTCTGGTACTGGCATCACGAGGCCTGGCTCAAGTTCTTCCGGCTCAACTCGGAACGCCCGGTGGACTGGGGCACACTCTGGTACGTCGGGCGATACCTGGACGGCAAGTGGAAGAGCGGGGCGGCCGGCGACCAGGGCCCGTTCCAGTGGCTCAGCGACCACGTCCCCACCCTGAACTGGGTGACCTACGCGCTGTTCGGGCTGGCCTGCCTCGCGCTCGTGGCGGTCGGGCTGCTCGCCCCGAAGCCGCCGCGGCTGGCCCAGATGGCGTTCCTGGTCGTCGCGTTCTTCCTGCTGACCAGCAAGGTGTGGTCGCAGCAGTACGTGCTCTGGCTGCTGCCGCTGGTGGTGTTGGCCCGGCCCAAGTGGGGGGCGATCCTGGCCTGGACGGTGGCCGAGATCGGGTACTTCGCCGCCTTCTACGCCGAGCTGATCGGTGCCGGCGGCAAGCCGGTCATCCCCGAGGGCACGTTCGTGCTGGCCTCCGCGCTGCGCCTGATCACCGTGGCGGTCCTGTGCGGCCTGGTGATCCGTGAGATCTGGCGGCCCGAGCTGGACGTCGTCCGGCAGACCTACGGCGGGGCGGATCCGGACGCCGGCGAGCTGGACGGGCCGGACGCGCCGTGGATCGAGCGGATGCGGCTCGGCTTCGGCTTGATCAAGCCGACCGGGCCGGTCGAGCTGGTGCCCCCGGACGACCCGGTCGTCATGAAGGCCTAG
- the rpsF gene encoding 30S ribosomal protein S6 has translation MRHYELMVILDPSLEERTVAPSLDQYLNVIRTAGGSVEKLDVWGRRRLSFEINKKAEGIYAVVDLQATPEAVAELDRQLRLNESILRTKVIRPETR, from the coding sequence TTGCGTCATTACGAACTCATGGTGATCCTCGACCCTTCGCTCGAGGAACGCACCGTGGCCCCGTCGCTCGACCAGTACCTGAACGTGATCAGGACCGCGGGTGGCTCGGTGGAGAAGCTCGACGTCTGGGGCCGTCGCCGGCTCTCGTTCGAGATCAACAAGAAGGCCGAAGGCATCTACGCGGTCGTCGACCTGCAGGCGACGCCCGAGGCCGTGGCCGAGCTGGACCGTCAGCTCCGGCTCAACGAGTCCATCCTGCGGACCAAGGTCATCCGTCCCGAGACCCGCTGA
- a CDS encoding single-stranded DNA-binding protein has translation MAGETVITVVGNLVNDPELRFTQSGAAVCSFRIASTPRTLDRQSGDWKDGEPLFLSCSVWRDAAEHVSESLQRGARVIVQGRLRQRSYDTKEGEKRTVIELEVDEIGPSLRYATAKVQKASRSGGGGGGFGASGGGGGGNRQFSGGNNSGGGGGRGNSNDYDDPWATAAPASSGGRSGGGNSSFDDEPPF, from the coding sequence ATGGCTGGAGAAACCGTAATCACCGTTGTTGGCAACCTTGTCAACGACCCTGAGCTGCGCTTCACCCAATCCGGGGCGGCGGTCTGCTCGTTCCGCATCGCCTCCACTCCGCGGACCTTGGACCGGCAGTCGGGCGACTGGAAAGACGGCGAGCCACTCTTCCTCTCGTGCAGCGTCTGGCGTGACGCGGCCGAGCACGTCTCCGAGTCGCTGCAGCGCGGCGCCCGGGTGATCGTGCAGGGCCGGCTGCGTCAGCGGTCGTACGACACCAAAGAGGGAGAGAAGCGCACCGTCATCGAGCTCGAGGTCGACGAGATCGGTCCGTCCCTGCGCTACGCCACGGCGAAGGTGCAGAAGGCGAGCAGGTCCGGCGGCGGCGGGGGTGGCTTCGGCGCCTCCGGCGGCGGTGGCGGCGGCAACCGGCAGTTCAGCGGTGGCAACAACAGCGGGGGCGGCGGTGGTCGGGGCAACAGCAACGACTACGACGACCCGTGGGCCACGGCAGCACCGGCCTCCAGCGGCGGCCGCTCCGGCGGCGGCAACTCCTCGTTCGACGACGAGCCTCCTTTCTAA
- a CDS encoding bifunctional diguanylate cyclase/phosphodiesterase, with translation MSETGTNDDATDQRLQLLVGLVVMLAAGVGAIWAVYAYHAPQPRPPLFVLALLLAAVVTTNKLRVFVRIRSNFFGTAWDEVPVLVGLTLIPPVWLLLCAAAGHAILRIAVRAGLRKTAFAVAKETLAVSAAAAAFLALGIRPDLTAPALPILAITAGLLAYAFVDDLVFAPIVATNSHIGILQAARQNLLGKVISHLGQFVACLLVLWVLATDANVMLLLVVPLVVACMHLWQSRTTRTRQERESWQRLAKATDELNAVDLTQVLHSATTRAAQIFSAAEAAIDLTAGGADRTVRATGAHVLTDSPRTAGPTLPDETTVDLVAHDGGLRVGVLRLRFGGTVRLTEVEQYKLRTFASAVCTAIRNAQAYAELARIAAENAHAATHDPLTGLPNRRQLYEQAGHLFADGGHDGLAALLLIDLNHFKEVNDTLGHAAGDDVLREVARRLSGAAEPGDLVARLGGDEFAVLLTALPTPALASHRAAAMLGALEPGIEVEGMMITVEAAGGIALAAGAGGVEELMRRADIAMYQAKRAGEPTTIYAHARDTADVERLMLTGELRRAVSEHEFTVDFQPIVDLGSGEVVSAEALARWRHPDQGDLSPGRFLEAVERSGQLPAFADAVLEESLLAMQAWRAAGFDLPVAVNVSPRSLLDPHFPATVLARLERHDVPPGQLVLELTETLTLSQIDVVERTLAELRDAGVRLAVDDFGTGVSSLSVLSRIPVHQLKIDRGFVAAVETSAEAAAVIRTTVDLARNLQLTVVAEGVESEPQRRALWELGCLAGQGHLFARPLSSARFLSTLRRGSGGRPGVLATALHEVGAVVRMPARRVAGSSLPHLPA, from the coding sequence ATGTCTGAGACTGGCACCAACGACGACGCGACCGATCAGCGGCTCCAGCTGCTCGTCGGTCTCGTCGTCATGCTGGCTGCCGGCGTCGGCGCCATCTGGGCGGTGTACGCGTACCACGCCCCGCAGCCCCGCCCCCCGCTCTTCGTCCTGGCGCTCCTGCTGGCCGCCGTGGTGACCACCAACAAGCTGCGGGTCTTCGTCCGGATCCGGTCCAACTTCTTCGGCACCGCCTGGGACGAGGTTCCGGTCCTCGTCGGCCTGACCCTGATCCCCCCGGTGTGGCTGCTGCTCTGCGCCGCCGCCGGGCACGCCATCCTGCGGATCGCGGTGCGGGCCGGCCTGCGCAAGACCGCGTTCGCGGTCGCCAAGGAGACGCTCGCGGTGAGCGCGGCGGCGGCCGCCTTTCTGGCGCTGGGGATCCGGCCCGACCTGACCGCCCCGGCCCTGCCGATTCTCGCCATCACCGCCGGCCTGCTGGCCTACGCGTTCGTCGACGACCTGGTCTTCGCCCCGATCGTGGCCACCAACTCGCACATCGGCATCCTGCAGGCCGCCCGGCAGAATCTGCTCGGCAAGGTGATCAGCCACCTCGGCCAGTTCGTCGCCTGCCTGCTCGTGCTCTGGGTGCTGGCCACCGACGCGAACGTCATGCTTCTGCTGGTCGTCCCGCTCGTTGTGGCTTGCATGCACCTCTGGCAGTCGCGCACCACCCGCACCCGGCAGGAGCGCGAGTCCTGGCAACGCCTGGCCAAGGCCACCGACGAGCTGAACGCGGTCGACCTGACCCAGGTGCTGCATTCCGCGACGACCCGCGCGGCGCAGATCTTCTCGGCGGCCGAGGCCGCCATCGACCTGACGGCCGGAGGAGCCGATCGGACGGTACGCGCGACCGGGGCGCACGTGCTCACCGACAGCCCCCGGACGGCCGGCCCGACGCTGCCCGACGAGACCACTGTGGATCTGGTCGCCCACGACGGTGGGCTGCGCGTCGGTGTGCTGCGCCTGCGTTTCGGCGGCACGGTCCGGCTCACCGAGGTGGAGCAGTACAAACTGCGTACCTTCGCGTCGGCCGTCTGCACCGCGATCCGCAACGCGCAGGCGTACGCCGAACTCGCCCGGATCGCCGCGGAGAACGCGCACGCCGCGACCCACGATCCGCTCACCGGCCTGCCCAACCGGCGCCAGCTCTACGAGCAGGCCGGCCACCTGTTCGCCGACGGCGGTCACGACGGCCTGGCCGCGCTCCTGCTGATCGACCTGAACCACTTCAAAGAGGTCAACGACACACTCGGGCACGCGGCCGGCGACGACGTGCTGCGCGAGGTGGCCCGCCGGCTCAGCGGCGCGGCCGAGCCCGGCGACCTGGTGGCCCGGCTCGGCGGCGACGAGTTCGCGGTGCTGCTCACCGCCCTGCCCACGCCCGCGCTGGCCAGCCACCGGGCGGCCGCCATGCTGGGCGCACTCGAGCCGGGCATCGAGGTCGAGGGCATGATGATCACCGTCGAGGCGGCCGGTGGGATCGCACTGGCCGCCGGCGCGGGCGGCGTCGAGGAGCTGATGCGCCGCGCCGACATCGCCATGTACCAGGCGAAACGCGCCGGTGAGCCGACCACGATCTACGCACACGCGCGGGACACCGCGGACGTCGAGCGGCTGATGCTGACCGGCGAGTTGCGCCGCGCGGTCAGCGAGCACGAGTTCACTGTGGACTTCCAGCCGATCGTCGACCTCGGCAGCGGCGAGGTGGTCTCGGCCGAGGCGCTGGCCCGCTGGCGGCACCCCGACCAGGGCGACCTCTCCCCTGGCCGGTTCCTCGAGGCGGTCGAACGCTCCGGGCAGCTGCCGGCCTTCGCCGACGCGGTGCTGGAGGAATCGCTGCTGGCCATGCAGGCGTGGCGGGCGGCCGGATTCGACCTGCCGGTGGCGGTCAACGTGTCGCCGCGCAGCCTGCTCGACCCGCACTTCCCGGCCACCGTGCTGGCCCGGCTGGAACGCCACGACGTGCCGCCCGGGCAGCTGGTGCTGGAGTTGACCGAGACGCTCACGCTCAGCCAGATCGACGTGGTCGAGCGGACCCTCGCCGAGCTGCGCGACGCCGGCGTGCGGCTGGCCGTCGACGACTTCGGGACCGGGGTGTCGTCGCTCTCCGTGCTCTCCCGGATCCCGGTGCACCAACTCAAGATCGACCGCGGGTTCGTGGCCGCGGTGGAGACCTCCGCCGAGGCCGCCGCGGTCATCCGGACCACCGTCGACCTGGCCCGCAACCTGCAGCTCACGGTGGTCGCCGAGGGTGTCGAGAGCGAGCCGCAGCGGCGGGCGCTGTGGGAGCTCGGCTGCCTCGCCGGGCAGGGCCACCTGTTCGCCCGGCCGCTCTCCTCGGCCCGCTTCCTGAGTACCCTGCGGCGCGGTTCCGGCGGCCGGCCCGGCGTGCTCGCCACGGCGTTGCACGAGGTCGGTGCGGTGGTCCGGATGCCGGCCCGCCGGGTCGCCGGATCATCTCTGCCACACTTGCCGGCGTGA
- a CDS encoding zf-TFIIB domain-containing protein, with protein MQMTCPKCHGEMRVYERSGVTIDQCTECRGIFLDRGELEKLFAAEATYNNRPAQAPGPAAHTPPPPPPPPVHGGGHGYPPPPPPPPPPGYGAPVHHAPAAHYPPPVIHQPVVHYGHHGHYRHHGYHGHYHHRRSFLHDLFD; from the coding sequence ATGCAGATGACCTGTCCCAAGTGCCACGGCGAGATGCGGGTCTACGAGCGCAGCGGCGTCACGATCGACCAGTGCACGGAGTGCCGCGGCATCTTCCTCGACCGGGGCGAGCTGGAGAAGCTCTTCGCGGCCGAGGCAACCTACAACAACCGTCCGGCGCAGGCGCCCGGGCCGGCGGCCCACACGCCGCCGCCTCCCCCGCCGCCGCCGGTGCACGGTGGCGGTCACGGCTACCCGCCGCCGCCCCCGCCCCCGCCGCCGCCGGGTTACGGCGCCCCGGTGCACCACGCTCCAGCCGCGCACTACCCGCCGCCGGTGATCCACCAGCCGGTGGTGCACTACGGACATCACGGTCATTACCGGCATCACGGCTACCACGGTCACTACCACCACCGGCGCAGCTTCCTGCACGATCTGTTCGACTGA
- a CDS encoding deoxyribonuclease IV, producing the protein MRIGAHVDSADPLAEAAARGAEAVQFFLSDPQSYKNPAPRADVEQLRASEVDIYIHAPYRLNVASPNNRIRIPSRKLLMTHARAAAEIGAKGLIVHGGHVEGGDLTVGFDNWRKAFEYAEKDGGLPLPILIENTAGGDNACARRFDDLARLWDAVGSFGAGFCLDTCHAFAGGEDLTGIVDRVKAITGRIDLIHANDSKGGFDSGQDRHDNLGSGKIDPELVVAAIRASGATAIVETPGGVAGQSADIALLRERSGS; encoded by the coding sequence ATGCGCATCGGAGCCCATGTCGATTCCGCCGACCCGCTGGCCGAGGCCGCCGCCCGCGGCGCCGAGGCGGTGCAGTTCTTCCTGTCCGACCCGCAGAGCTACAAGAACCCGGCACCCCGTGCCGACGTCGAGCAGCTCCGCGCTTCCGAGGTGGACATCTACATCCACGCGCCCTACCGGCTGAACGTCGCCTCGCCCAACAACCGGATCCGCATCCCGAGCCGCAAGCTGCTGATGACGCATGCCCGCGCGGCCGCCGAGATCGGGGCGAAAGGGTTGATCGTGCACGGCGGCCACGTCGAGGGCGGCGATCTCACCGTCGGCTTCGACAACTGGCGCAAAGCCTTCGAGTACGCGGAGAAGGACGGCGGCCTCCCCCTCCCGATCCTGATCGAGAACACCGCGGGCGGCGACAACGCGTGCGCCCGACGGTTCGACGACCTGGCCCGGCTGTGGGACGCGGTCGGCTCGTTCGGGGCCGGTTTCTGCCTGGACACGTGCCACGCGTTCGCCGGCGGGGAGGACCTGACCGGCATCGTCGACCGGGTCAAGGCGATCACCGGGCGGATCGACCTGATCCACGCCAACGATTCCAAGGGTGGTTTCGACTCGGGCCAGGACCGGCACGACAACCTGGGGAGTGGGAAGATCGACCCCGAGTTGGTGGTCGCCGCCATCCGCGCCTCCGGGGCCACGGCCATTGTGGAGACTCCGGGCGGGGTGGCCGGGCAGAGCGCCGACATCGCCCTACTGCGGGAGCGGTCGGGCTCCTGA
- the rplI gene encoding 50S ribosomal protein L9 has protein sequence MKIILTQEVSGLGTPGDIVEVKNGYGRNYLLPQGFAIQWTKGAEKQVAVIKRAREAREIRDLGQANEVKGQLAGLKVTLSARTGNGGRLFGSITPAEIVDAVKTAGGPSLDRRRLELPGHIKTTGSYNVQVKLHPEVTATFPVNVVAAK, from the coding sequence ATGAAGATCATCCTCACGCAGGAGGTGTCGGGCCTCGGCACCCCCGGCGACATCGTCGAGGTGAAGAACGGCTACGGCCGTAACTACCTGCTGCCGCAGGGCTTCGCCATCCAGTGGACCAAGGGCGCCGAGAAGCAGGTCGCGGTCATCAAGCGGGCCCGCGAGGCGCGCGAGATCCGTGACCTGGGCCAGGCCAACGAGGTCAAGGGCCAGCTGGCCGGCCTCAAGGTCACGCTGAGCGCGCGGACCGGCAACGGCGGCCGCCTGTTCGGCTCGATCACCCCGGCCGAGATCGTGGACGCCGTCAAGACCGCCGGTGGCCCGTCGCTGGACCGCCGTCGTCTCGAGCTCCCGGGTCACATCAAGACCACGGGCTCGTACAACGTCCAGGTCAAGCTGCACCCCGAGGTGACCGCCACGTTCCCGGTGAACGTGGTCGCCGCCAAGTAA
- the dnaB gene encoding replicative DNA helicase, translated as MSITDDARPDPRPPSQPSGGPQSGGSGRSDAPTGGSFDKAPPQDVAAEQGVLGGMLLSKDAIADVVEILKTGDFYRPIHATVFDVILDLYGRGEPADALTVAAALADSGDLQRVGGVPYLHTLIESVPTAANASYYARIVADRAILRRLVEAGTKIVQLGYGAGGNGGRDVDDIVDRAQQAIYDVTEKRVSEDFAALGDMLQPTLDEIEAVGASGGVMQGVPTGFQDLDRLLNGLHPGQLIIVAGRPGLGKSTASMDFARNAAIRHGCASAIFSLEMSKIEMVMRLLSAEARVPLHTLRSGQLSDDDWTKLARCMGEISEAPIFVDDTPNMNLMEIRAKARRLKQRHNLKLLVIDYLQLMSSPKKTESRQQEVSELSRGLKLLAKEVECPVIGVSQLNRGPEQRTDKRPQLSDLRESGSIEQDADVVILLHRDDYYDKESPRAGEADFIVAKHRNGPTDTITVAAQLHLSRFVDMAI; from the coding sequence GTGTCGATCACCGATGACGCACGACCGGATCCGCGGCCACCATCTCAGCCGTCCGGGGGACCCCAGAGTGGCGGATCCGGCCGGTCCGACGCGCCGACCGGCGGTTCGTTCGATAAGGCGCCCCCGCAGGACGTCGCCGCCGAGCAGGGCGTGCTGGGCGGCATGTTGCTGTCCAAGGACGCCATCGCCGACGTCGTGGAGATCCTCAAGACCGGCGATTTCTACCGCCCGATCCACGCCACCGTCTTCGACGTCATCCTCGATCTGTACGGGCGCGGTGAGCCGGCCGACGCGCTGACCGTCGCGGCCGCCCTGGCCGACAGCGGTGACCTGCAGCGCGTTGGTGGCGTACCCTATCTGCACACCCTGATCGAGAGCGTGCCGACCGCGGCGAACGCCTCCTACTACGCCCGGATCGTCGCCGACCGGGCGATCCTGCGTCGCCTGGTCGAGGCCGGCACCAAGATCGTCCAGTTGGGCTACGGCGCCGGCGGCAACGGCGGCCGCGACGTCGACGACATCGTCGACCGCGCCCAGCAGGCGATCTACGACGTCACCGAGAAACGGGTCAGCGAGGATTTCGCGGCGCTCGGCGACATGCTGCAGCCGACTCTGGACGAGATCGAGGCGGTCGGTGCCTCCGGCGGCGTCATGCAGGGTGTCCCGACCGGCTTCCAGGATCTGGATCGCCTGCTCAACGGTCTGCACCCGGGCCAGCTGATCATCGTGGCCGGCCGTCCCGGTCTCGGTAAGTCGACCGCGAGCATGGACTTCGCGCGCAATGCGGCGATCCGGCACGGGTGCGCCAGCGCCATCTTCTCGCTGGAAATGAGCAAGATCGAGATGGTGATGCGGCTGCTCTCCGCGGAGGCGCGGGTGCCGCTGCACACGCTGCGGTCCGGCCAGCTCTCCGACGACGACTGGACCAAACTGGCCCGCTGCATGGGTGAGATCAGCGAGGCCCCGATCTTCGTCGACGACACGCCGAACATGAACCTCATGGAGATCCGCGCGAAGGCCCGCCGCCTCAAGCAGCGGCACAACCTGAAGCTGCTGGTCATCGACTATCTCCAGCTGATGTCCTCGCCGAAGAAGACGGAGAGCCGCCAGCAGGAGGTCTCTGAGCTGTCCCGTGGCCTCAAGCTTCTGGCCAAGGAGGTGGAGTGCCCGGTGATCGGCGTCAGCCAGCTGAACCGTGGCCCCGAGCAGCGCACCGACAAGCGCCCGCAGCTGTCCGACCTGCGTGAGTCCGGCTCGATCGAGCAGGACGCGGACGTGGTGATCCTGCTGCACCGCGACGACTACTACGACAAGGAGTCGCCGCGCGCCGGCGAGGCCGATTTCATCGTCGCCAAGCACCGTAACGGTCCCACCGACACGATCACGGTCGCGGCGCAGCTGCACCTGTCCCGGTTCGTCGACATGGCGATCTAG
- the rpsR gene encoding 30S ribosomal protein S18: MAKAAALRKPKKKVNPLDKDGITYIDYKDTALLRKFISDRGKIRARRVTGVTSQQQRQIARAVKNAREMALLPYTATAR, from the coding sequence ATGGCTAAGGCTGCTGCGCTTCGCAAGCCGAAGAAGAAGGTGAACCCGCTCGACAAGGACGGGATCACCTACATCGACTACAAGGACACCGCGCTGCTGCGCAAGTTCATCTCCGACCGCGGCAAGATCCGTGCCCGCCGCGTCACCGGGGTGACCTCTCAGCAGCAGCGGCAGATCGCCCGCGCGGTCAAGAACGCCCGCGAGATGGCGCTCCTGCCGTACACGGCGACGGCGCGCTGA
- a CDS encoding YbaB/EbfC family nucleoid-associated protein, with translation MTETTDRAADQALRNDLANVYGRYEELRSGVDELQRSLATMQVSATSPDGLVRATVNADGDLVDLRLDQQACREWNVETLARVIVETVQHASAGKHRQVEQLVTTHRPPDETA, from the coding sequence GTGACTGAAACCACTGATCGTGCGGCTGACCAGGCGCTGCGGAACGATCTTGCAAACGTCTACGGCCGCTACGAAGAATTACGCTCCGGAGTGGACGAACTACAGCGCAGCCTGGCCACGATGCAGGTGAGCGCCACATCCCCGGACGGCCTCGTGCGCGCCACCGTGAACGCCGACGGCGACCTCGTCGACCTGCGTCTCGACCAGCAGGCCTGCCGCGAGTGGAATGTGGAGACGCTGGCCCGGGTGATCGTCGAGACGGTGCAGCACGCGTCCGCCGGCAAGCACCGCCAGGTCGAACAGCTGGTCACCACGCACCGCCCGCCGGACGAGACCGCCTGA